A single region of the Maylandia zebra isolate NMK-2024a linkage group LG17, Mzebra_GT3a, whole genome shotgun sequence genome encodes:
- the ptpro gene encoding receptor-type tyrosine-protein phosphatase O isoform X1 has product MVKAVRAQRSGADTDLCAWSGSRSDAAAGGGGGGAIVWMRSRLRGRRPGIARADRDTRTMLHPLFLALHLLCFTQSMTAFQATVNDEGLIVATLDSSDLQENVTAYAVQISGEPRTILIQFVNTSEPLLYNASFHGLCYTVGLLLRRGQAWSRPMKTVAVLTKPLPVRSAQILDYKEAPETGVVFEIDPPTRNVFSRVNISYAEGQERRSMLYKDFYRGKTVFKHWLPGMCYRNITFQLISEATVYQTALVTHSDITHTPLHHRTVPHPPLNISYKIIHLSQRAAPGQLPDMLPHDSGQRSPRQARDVPLMEEREEEETQAEENTSDEVIGVTYAPFNSTKVLTVSAPIDVNNSRTEEAEPSSYWLDPTEPSPADKDEEFVNGVLPEYEDSNEPGSAMALPAEPSVLPTRLPPILLELRWLPPRPPTSYDGFNVYIYRDGNSTETATVDESTHEFFTELTEPGIYRVQVTTLSSSGDCESRESSGDTAFTFYLGPSGELLEDLRERPQAVSVRLLDSSTAAISWAPSSQNHNGSLVSVVSTTCLKPSLSQRMENTYCSEENSTSDIITNLTPGAQYRVVVYHTNGPLISPPSEPVIIDIEPTGVRELTVYPLSPTAVILSWQRPYHVAFRKYVLQTFFFNPVTLASEWTTYYEIAATASVIASVRVTDLLPAWYYNFRVSMVTWGDPPLSCCESSTVSFVTAPEAPHISSVDYSHGILYVRWTYGELFIDLSHSRMLHWQVVAVGKKGPEKTYSVDVTRNVMRASLPLPPGDIYNLTVTACTERSRNTSTPNIIKLEPAPPRSLYAVNATHSSVTLLWTEEGVVDYYQVLCRPSKASKEQLKALEPQTSTSHVVTISGLIPSSSYNCTVTSFSYSTPSKPTHISVSTVAKEMNPSVAAISALAVLSILLISLLVLFLLVLRKKHLQMTRECGAETFVNFASFERDGKLPYNWRRSLFAFLTLLPSCLWTDYLLAFYINPWSKTALKKRKLTSPVQLDDFEAFFKDMSKDSAYKFSLQFEDLKSIGLDLSHDAADLPINRPKNRYTNILPYDFSRVKLISMHNDEGSDYINANYIPGYRHNKEYIATQGPLPETRNDFWKMVLQQKSPIIVMLTQCSERRRVKCDHYWPFNEDPVMYGEVSVELLSESESPEWIIRKFRLGYADESQDVLHLNYTSWPDHGVPTVNAIESILQFVHIVRQQANRTKDPIIVHCSAGVGRTGTFIALDRLMQHIREHEYVDILGMVSEMRSHRLSMVQTEEQYVFIHQCVMLMWQKKKQQSITSDVIYENASKT; this is encoded by the exons ATGGTGAAGGCGGTGCGCGCTCAGAGAAGCGGAGCGGACACAGACCTGTGCGCGTGGAGCGGCTCGCGCTCCGATGCAGCagcgggaggaggaggaggaggcgccATTGTTTGGATGCGCAGCAGATTGAGAGGAAGAAGGCCAGGGATCGCGCGCGCTGACCGGGACACGCGCACCATGCTGCACCCGTTGTTCCTCGCGCTCCACCTGCTCTGCTTCACCCAG agcaTGACGGCGTTCCAGGCGACCGTAAACGACGAAGGTTTGATTGTGGCGACTTTGGATAGCTCAGACCTGCAGGAGAACGTCACGGCGTATGCGGTGCAGATCTCTGGAGAACCTCGAACCATCCTGATCCAGTTCGTAAACACCAGCGAGCCTCTGCTGTACAACGCCTCCTTCCACGGCCTCTGCTACACGGTGGGGCTGCTGCTCAGACGGGGACAGGCTTGGTCCCGCCCCATGAAGACAGTTGCCGTGCTCACGA AGCCGCTTCCTGTCCGCAGCGCTCAGATATTGGACTATAAGGAGGCTCCAGAGACTGGCGTGGTGTTTGAAATTGATCCTCCGACCAGAAACGTCTTCAGCAGAGTCAACATCAGCTACGCTGAAGGACAGGAGCGCCGATCGATGCTCTATAAAG ATTTCTACAGGGGGAAGACAGTGTTTAAGCACTGGTTACCGGGGATGTGTTACCGAAACATCACCTTCCAGCTGATCTCAGAGGCCACCGTGTACCAAACTGCACTGGTGACCCACAGTGACATCACTCACACACCGCTGCATCATCGGACAG tgccccaccctcccctcAACATCTCCTATAAGATCATCCATTTGAGCCAGAGGGCAGCTCCAGGTCAGCTCCCCGACATGCTCCCACATGATAGTGGGCAGCGATCCCCCCGCCAGGCCCGGGACGTCCCACTGATGGAGGagcgggaggaggaggagacccAGGCTGAGGAGAATACCTCAGATGAGGTAATAGGAGTCACTTACGCCCCCTTCAACTCCACAAAAGTGTTGACGGTGAGCGCCCCCATTGATGTGAACAACAGCCGCACggaggaggcagagccttcgaGCTACTGGCTGGATCCGACGGAGCCATCTCCTGCCGACAAGGATGAGGAGTTCGTTAATGGCGTGCTGCCCGAGTACGAAGACTCCAACGAGCCGGGCTCGGCCATGGCACTCCCTGCCGAGCCTTCTGTCCTGCCCACCAGGCTTCCGCCAATCCTTTTGGAACTGCGCTGGCTGCCACCGCGCCCACCCACCAGCTACGACGGTTTCAACGTCTACATCTACAGAGATG GTAACTCGACAGAAACAGCGACGGTGGATGAAAGCACTCACGAGTTCTTTACAGAGTTAACGGAGCCGGGAATATACCGTGTGCAAGTGACCACACTGAGCTCGTCTGGAGACTGCGAGTCCCGAGAGAGCAGTGGGGACACTGCCTTCACCTTCTACCTCG GTCCCAGCGGCGAGCTGCTGGAGGACCTGCGAGAGCGTCCTCAAGCCGTTAGCGTCAGGCTGCTGGACTCGAGCACCGCTGCCATCTCCTGGGCGCCATCGTCGCAGAACCACAATGGGAGCCTGGTGTCAGTGGTTTCCACCACCTGCCTGAAGCCCAGCCTGAGCCAGAGGATGGAGAACACCTACTGCAGCGAG GAAAACTCGACGAGTGACATCATCACCAACCTGACGCCGGGTGCTCAATACCGGGTGGTCGTCTATCACACCAATGGACCCCTGATCAGCCCGCCGTCGGAGCCCGTCATCATCGATATCG AGCCCACCGGCGTGCGCGAGCTCACCGTTTACCCCCTGAGTCCAACGGCGGTGATCCTCAGCTGGCAGCGTCCATACCACGTTGCCTTCAGGAAATACGTGTTGCAGACCTTCTTCTTCAACCCCGTCACGCTTGCCTCTGAGTGGACCACCTACTACGAGATCGCCGCCACCGCCTCCGTCATCGCCTCAGTG AGGGTGACTGACTTGCTGCCTGCCTGGTATTATAATTTCCGTGTTTCCATGGTGACGTGGGGTGACCCACCGCTCAGCTGCTGCGAAAGCTCCACCGTGAGCTTCGTCACAG cTCCCGAGGCGCCTCACATCTCCTCTGTGGATTACTCTCATGGCATTCTGTACGTCCGCTGGACATACGGCGAGCTCTTCATTGACCTGTCGCACTCAAGGATGCTGCACTGGCAAGTGGTCGCTGTCGGGAAGAAGGGACCGGAGAAGACGTACTCCGTTGAC GTGACTCGGAATGTGATGCGGGCAAGCCTCCCTCTGCCTCCTGGAGACATCTACAACCTGACGGTGACGGCATGCACAGAGCGCAGCAGGAACACGTCCACGCCAAACATCATCAAACTGG AGCCGGCTCCTCCCAGATCGCTGTATGCCGTCAACGCCACTCACTCGTCCGTGACTCTGCTGTGGACCGAGGAGGGAGTGGTCGACTATTACCAGGTCCTCTGCAGACCCAGCAAAGCCAGCAAGGAGCAGCTCAAG gCCCTTGAGCCGCAGACCTCCACCTCCCACGTGGTCACCATTTCTGGTTTGATACCATCGTCCAGCTACAACTGCACCGTTACCAGCTTCAGCTACAGCACGCCCAGCAAACCCACACACATCAGCGTCAGCACCGTTG CCAAAGAGATGAATCCAAGCGTTGCTGCCATCTCGGCTCTGGCTGTCCTCAGCATCCTGCTCATCAGCCTGCTCGTTCTGTTCCTGCTTGTGCTGCGCAAGAAACACCTGCAGATGACCAG AGAGTGTGGCGCGGAGACCTTTGTCAACTTCGCCTCGTTTGAGAGAGACGGAAAGCTTCCATATAACTG GCGAAGAAGTCTCTTTGCCTTCCTTACCCTACTGCCATCCTGCCTTTGGACTGACTATCTTTTGGCTTTTTATATTAATCCTTG gAGCAAGACTGCTTTAAAGAAACGGAAGCTAACAAG CCCTGTGCAGCTGGACGACTTTGAGGCCTTCTTCAAAGACATGAGCAAGGACTCTGCCTACAAGTTCTCCTTGCAGTTCGAG gatctAAAGAGCATCGGTTTGGATCTTTCCCATGATGCTGCTGACCTTCCCATCAACAGGCCCAAGAACAGATACACCAACATCCTCCCCT ATGACTTCAGTCGGGTGAAGCTGATCTCGATGCACAATGACGAAGGTTCAGACTACATCAACGCCAATTACATACCC GGCTACAGACACAATAAAGAGTACATCGCCACGCAGGGTCCGCTGCCTGAGACCCGCAATGACTTCTGGAAGATGGTTTTGCAGCAAAAATCCCCGATCATCGTCATGCTCACACAGTGCAGTGAACGGCGCCGG gtGAAGTGTGATCATTACTGGCCCTTCAATGAGGACCCTGTGATGTACGGTGAGGTCAGTGTAGAGTTGCTATCTGAAAGCGAGTCTCCAGAGTGGATCATCAGGAAGTTCAGACTTGGATAT GCTGATGAGAGTCAGGACGTCCTCCACCTGAACTACACCTCGTGGCCGGATCATGGCGTCCCCACGGTAAAtgccatcgagagcatcctgcaGTTCGTCCATATCGTCCGCCAGCAGGCCAACAGGACCAAAGACCCCATCATCGTCCACTGCAG TGCTGGAGTCGGCAGGACTGGGACCTTCATCGCTCTGGATCGCCTGATGCAGCACATCAGAGAGCATGAGTACGTGGACATCCTGGGCATGGTGTCGGAAATGCGATCGCATCGCCTGTCGATGGTTCAGACTGAG GAGCAGTACGTGTTCATCCATCAGTGCGTCATGCTAATGTGGCAGAAGAAAAAGCAGCAGTCCATCACCTCGGACGTCATCTACGAGAATGCCAGCAAGACATAA
- the ptpro gene encoding receptor-type tyrosine-protein phosphatase O isoform X2, translating to MVKAVRAQRSGADTDLCAWSGSRSDAAAGGGGGGAIVWMRSRLRGRRPGIARADRDTRTMLHPLFLALHLLCFTQSMTAFQATVNDEGLIVATLDSSDLQENVTAYAVQISGEPRTILIQFVNTSEPLLYNASFHGLCYTVGLLLRRGQAWSRPMKTVAVLTKPLPVRSAQILDYKEAPETGVVFEIDPPTRNVFSRVNISYAEGQERRSMLYKDFYRGKTVFKHWLPGMCYRNITFQLISEATVYQTALVTHSDITHTPLHHRTVPHPPLNISYKIIHLSQRAAPGQLPDMLPHDSGQRSPRQARDVPLMEEREEEETQAEENTSDEVIGVTYAPFNSTKVLTVSAPIDVNNSRTEEAEPSSYWLDPTEPSPADKDEEFVNGVLPEYEDSNEPGSAMALPAEPSVLPTRLPPILLELRWLPPRPPTSYDGFNVYIYRDGNSTETATVDESTHEFFTELTEPGIYRVQVTTLSSSGDCESRESSGDTAFTFYLGPSGELLEDLRERPQAVSVRLLDSSTAAISWAPSSQNHNGSLVSVVSTTCLKPSLSQRMENTYCSEENSTSDIITNLTPGAQYRVVVYHTNGPLISPPSEPVIIDIEPTGVRELTVYPLSPTAVILSWQRPYHVAFRKYVLQTFFFNPVTLASEWTTYYEIAATASVIASVRVTDLLPAWYYNFRVSMVTWGDPPLSCCESSTVSFVTAPEAPHISSVDYSHGILYVRWTYGELFIDLSHSRMLHWQVVAVGKKGPEKTYSVDVTRNVMRASLPLPPGDIYNLTVTACTERSRNTSTPNIIKLEPAPPRSLYAVNATHSSVTLLWTEEGVVDYYQVLCRPSKASKEQLKALEPQTSTSHVVTISGLIPSSSYNCTVTSFSYSTPSKPTHISVSTVAKEMNPSVAAISALAVLSILLISLLVLFLLVLRKKHLQMTRECGAETFVNFASFERDGKLPYNWSKTALKKRKLTSPVQLDDFEAFFKDMSKDSAYKFSLQFEDLKSIGLDLSHDAADLPINRPKNRYTNILPYDFSRVKLISMHNDEGSDYINANYIPGYRHNKEYIATQGPLPETRNDFWKMVLQQKSPIIVMLTQCSERRRVKCDHYWPFNEDPVMYGEVSVELLSESESPEWIIRKFRLGYADESQDVLHLNYTSWPDHGVPTVNAIESILQFVHIVRQQANRTKDPIIVHCSAGVGRTGTFIALDRLMQHIREHEYVDILGMVSEMRSHRLSMVQTEEQYVFIHQCVMLMWQKKKQQSITSDVIYENASKT from the exons ATGGTGAAGGCGGTGCGCGCTCAGAGAAGCGGAGCGGACACAGACCTGTGCGCGTGGAGCGGCTCGCGCTCCGATGCAGCagcgggaggaggaggaggaggcgccATTGTTTGGATGCGCAGCAGATTGAGAGGAAGAAGGCCAGGGATCGCGCGCGCTGACCGGGACACGCGCACCATGCTGCACCCGTTGTTCCTCGCGCTCCACCTGCTCTGCTTCACCCAG agcaTGACGGCGTTCCAGGCGACCGTAAACGACGAAGGTTTGATTGTGGCGACTTTGGATAGCTCAGACCTGCAGGAGAACGTCACGGCGTATGCGGTGCAGATCTCTGGAGAACCTCGAACCATCCTGATCCAGTTCGTAAACACCAGCGAGCCTCTGCTGTACAACGCCTCCTTCCACGGCCTCTGCTACACGGTGGGGCTGCTGCTCAGACGGGGACAGGCTTGGTCCCGCCCCATGAAGACAGTTGCCGTGCTCACGA AGCCGCTTCCTGTCCGCAGCGCTCAGATATTGGACTATAAGGAGGCTCCAGAGACTGGCGTGGTGTTTGAAATTGATCCTCCGACCAGAAACGTCTTCAGCAGAGTCAACATCAGCTACGCTGAAGGACAGGAGCGCCGATCGATGCTCTATAAAG ATTTCTACAGGGGGAAGACAGTGTTTAAGCACTGGTTACCGGGGATGTGTTACCGAAACATCACCTTCCAGCTGATCTCAGAGGCCACCGTGTACCAAACTGCACTGGTGACCCACAGTGACATCACTCACACACCGCTGCATCATCGGACAG tgccccaccctcccctcAACATCTCCTATAAGATCATCCATTTGAGCCAGAGGGCAGCTCCAGGTCAGCTCCCCGACATGCTCCCACATGATAGTGGGCAGCGATCCCCCCGCCAGGCCCGGGACGTCCCACTGATGGAGGagcgggaggaggaggagacccAGGCTGAGGAGAATACCTCAGATGAGGTAATAGGAGTCACTTACGCCCCCTTCAACTCCACAAAAGTGTTGACGGTGAGCGCCCCCATTGATGTGAACAACAGCCGCACggaggaggcagagccttcgaGCTACTGGCTGGATCCGACGGAGCCATCTCCTGCCGACAAGGATGAGGAGTTCGTTAATGGCGTGCTGCCCGAGTACGAAGACTCCAACGAGCCGGGCTCGGCCATGGCACTCCCTGCCGAGCCTTCTGTCCTGCCCACCAGGCTTCCGCCAATCCTTTTGGAACTGCGCTGGCTGCCACCGCGCCCACCCACCAGCTACGACGGTTTCAACGTCTACATCTACAGAGATG GTAACTCGACAGAAACAGCGACGGTGGATGAAAGCACTCACGAGTTCTTTACAGAGTTAACGGAGCCGGGAATATACCGTGTGCAAGTGACCACACTGAGCTCGTCTGGAGACTGCGAGTCCCGAGAGAGCAGTGGGGACACTGCCTTCACCTTCTACCTCG GTCCCAGCGGCGAGCTGCTGGAGGACCTGCGAGAGCGTCCTCAAGCCGTTAGCGTCAGGCTGCTGGACTCGAGCACCGCTGCCATCTCCTGGGCGCCATCGTCGCAGAACCACAATGGGAGCCTGGTGTCAGTGGTTTCCACCACCTGCCTGAAGCCCAGCCTGAGCCAGAGGATGGAGAACACCTACTGCAGCGAG GAAAACTCGACGAGTGACATCATCACCAACCTGACGCCGGGTGCTCAATACCGGGTGGTCGTCTATCACACCAATGGACCCCTGATCAGCCCGCCGTCGGAGCCCGTCATCATCGATATCG AGCCCACCGGCGTGCGCGAGCTCACCGTTTACCCCCTGAGTCCAACGGCGGTGATCCTCAGCTGGCAGCGTCCATACCACGTTGCCTTCAGGAAATACGTGTTGCAGACCTTCTTCTTCAACCCCGTCACGCTTGCCTCTGAGTGGACCACCTACTACGAGATCGCCGCCACCGCCTCCGTCATCGCCTCAGTG AGGGTGACTGACTTGCTGCCTGCCTGGTATTATAATTTCCGTGTTTCCATGGTGACGTGGGGTGACCCACCGCTCAGCTGCTGCGAAAGCTCCACCGTGAGCTTCGTCACAG cTCCCGAGGCGCCTCACATCTCCTCTGTGGATTACTCTCATGGCATTCTGTACGTCCGCTGGACATACGGCGAGCTCTTCATTGACCTGTCGCACTCAAGGATGCTGCACTGGCAAGTGGTCGCTGTCGGGAAGAAGGGACCGGAGAAGACGTACTCCGTTGAC GTGACTCGGAATGTGATGCGGGCAAGCCTCCCTCTGCCTCCTGGAGACATCTACAACCTGACGGTGACGGCATGCACAGAGCGCAGCAGGAACACGTCCACGCCAAACATCATCAAACTGG AGCCGGCTCCTCCCAGATCGCTGTATGCCGTCAACGCCACTCACTCGTCCGTGACTCTGCTGTGGACCGAGGAGGGAGTGGTCGACTATTACCAGGTCCTCTGCAGACCCAGCAAAGCCAGCAAGGAGCAGCTCAAG gCCCTTGAGCCGCAGACCTCCACCTCCCACGTGGTCACCATTTCTGGTTTGATACCATCGTCCAGCTACAACTGCACCGTTACCAGCTTCAGCTACAGCACGCCCAGCAAACCCACACACATCAGCGTCAGCACCGTTG CCAAAGAGATGAATCCAAGCGTTGCTGCCATCTCGGCTCTGGCTGTCCTCAGCATCCTGCTCATCAGCCTGCTCGTTCTGTTCCTGCTTGTGCTGCGCAAGAAACACCTGCAGATGACCAG AGAGTGTGGCGCGGAGACCTTTGTCAACTTCGCCTCGTTTGAGAGAGACGGAAAGCTTCCATATAACTG gAGCAAGACTGCTTTAAAGAAACGGAAGCTAACAAG CCCTGTGCAGCTGGACGACTTTGAGGCCTTCTTCAAAGACATGAGCAAGGACTCTGCCTACAAGTTCTCCTTGCAGTTCGAG gatctAAAGAGCATCGGTTTGGATCTTTCCCATGATGCTGCTGACCTTCCCATCAACAGGCCCAAGAACAGATACACCAACATCCTCCCCT ATGACTTCAGTCGGGTGAAGCTGATCTCGATGCACAATGACGAAGGTTCAGACTACATCAACGCCAATTACATACCC GGCTACAGACACAATAAAGAGTACATCGCCACGCAGGGTCCGCTGCCTGAGACCCGCAATGACTTCTGGAAGATGGTTTTGCAGCAAAAATCCCCGATCATCGTCATGCTCACACAGTGCAGTGAACGGCGCCGG gtGAAGTGTGATCATTACTGGCCCTTCAATGAGGACCCTGTGATGTACGGTGAGGTCAGTGTAGAGTTGCTATCTGAAAGCGAGTCTCCAGAGTGGATCATCAGGAAGTTCAGACTTGGATAT GCTGATGAGAGTCAGGACGTCCTCCACCTGAACTACACCTCGTGGCCGGATCATGGCGTCCCCACGGTAAAtgccatcgagagcatcctgcaGTTCGTCCATATCGTCCGCCAGCAGGCCAACAGGACCAAAGACCCCATCATCGTCCACTGCAG TGCTGGAGTCGGCAGGACTGGGACCTTCATCGCTCTGGATCGCCTGATGCAGCACATCAGAGAGCATGAGTACGTGGACATCCTGGGCATGGTGTCGGAAATGCGATCGCATCGCCTGTCGATGGTTCAGACTGAG GAGCAGTACGTGTTCATCCATCAGTGCGTCATGCTAATGTGGCAGAAGAAAAAGCAGCAGTCCATCACCTCGGACGTCATCTACGAGAATGCCAGCAAGACATAA